One window of Cryobacterium arcticum genomic DNA carries:
- the rfbB gene encoding dTDP-glucose 4,6-dehydratase, whose protein sequence is MKILVTGGAGFIGSNFVRRTLQDAYPGLEGAEVVVLDALTYSGNLENLAPVADSPRYSFVQGDIRDGALLDTLFPGLDAVVHFAAESHVDRSVRDASIFVETNVLGTQQLLDAALRNDLPRFVHVSTDEVYGSIAEGSWNEERALEPNSPYSASKAGSDLLARSYHRTHGLNVSITRCSNNYGPYHFPEKVIPLFVTNLIDDLHVPLYGEGNNIRDWLHVDDHTRAIAMVLVKGRAGEIYNIGGGTELTNVELTQLLLDATGKDWSYVDRVADRLGHDLRYSVDISKIQAELGYSPEVPFAQGLADVVQWYRDNRSWWEPLKARAALS, encoded by the coding sequence ATGAAGATCCTCGTTACCGGCGGCGCCGGTTTCATCGGTTCGAACTTTGTTCGCCGCACCCTGCAGGACGCCTACCCGGGCCTGGAAGGCGCTGAGGTGGTCGTTCTCGACGCCCTCACCTACTCCGGGAACCTGGAGAACCTGGCCCCCGTGGCCGACTCCCCCCGGTACTCCTTCGTGCAGGGCGACATCCGTGACGGTGCCCTGCTCGACACCCTCTTCCCCGGCCTGGACGCCGTGGTGCACTTCGCTGCGGAGTCCCACGTGGACCGCTCCGTGCGCGACGCGTCGATCTTCGTCGAGACCAACGTGCTCGGCACCCAGCAGCTGCTCGACGCGGCGCTGCGCAACGACCTGCCTCGGTTCGTGCACGTGTCCACCGACGAGGTCTACGGCTCCATCGCCGAGGGTTCCTGGAACGAGGAGCGGGCCCTCGAGCCCAACTCCCCGTACTCCGCGTCGAAGGCCGGCAGCGACCTGCTCGCCCGCAGCTACCACCGCACCCACGGCCTGAACGTGTCGATCACACGCTGCTCGAACAACTACGGCCCGTACCACTTCCCCGAGAAGGTCATCCCGCTGTTCGTGACCAACCTCATCGACGACCTGCACGTCCCCCTCTACGGCGAGGGCAACAACATCCGCGACTGGCTGCACGTGGACGACCACACCCGCGCCATCGCCATGGTGCTGGTCAAGGGCCGCGCGGGCGAGATCTACAACATCGGCGGCGGCACCGAGCTGACCAACGTCGAGCTCACCCAGCTGCTCCTCGACGCGACCGGCAAGGACTGGTCCTACGTCGACCGCGTCGCCGACCGCCTCGGCCACGACCTGCGCTACTCCGTGGACATCTCCAAGATCCAGGCCGAACTCGGCTACTCGCCCGAGGTGCCGTTCGCCCAGGGCCTGGCCGACGTCGTGCAGTGGTACCGCGACAACCGCTCCTGGTGGGAACCGCTCAAGGCCCGCGCGGCGCTGAGCTAG
- a CDS encoding GtrA family protein — translation MTPRRHRLFAFAAQLAKFGMVGLVGFAVDVTVFNLLRSTIFSPENLDSGPIWAKVVSTVLAILANWVGNRYWTFSKNRQSQTLREGLEFFFVSFIGMGIGLACLWVSHYVLGYTSVVADNISSNVVGLLLGAAFRFVLYRYWVFAPDRRTRVTAPATAPVSGPVPATTGSLRLATRPES, via the coding sequence ATGACGCCCCGCAGACACCGACTCTTCGCGTTCGCCGCGCAGCTTGCCAAGTTCGGCATGGTCGGACTCGTGGGCTTCGCCGTCGACGTGACGGTGTTCAACCTGCTGCGCTCGACGATCTTCTCGCCGGAGAACCTGGACTCCGGGCCGATCTGGGCCAAGGTCGTCTCGACGGTCCTCGCGATCCTGGCCAACTGGGTGGGCAACCGGTACTGGACCTTCTCGAAGAACCGGCAGTCGCAGACGCTGCGCGAGGGGCTGGAGTTCTTCTTCGTCAGCTTCATCGGCATGGGCATCGGCCTGGCCTGCCTGTGGGTGAGCCACTACGTGCTCGGCTACACCAGCGTCGTCGCCGACAACATCTCGTCCAACGTGGTCGGGCTCCTGCTCGGTGCCGCATTCCGGTTCGTGCTCTACCGCTACTGGGTGTTCGCCCCCGACCGGCGCACCCGGGTCACCGCACCGGCCACGGCGCCGGTGTCCGGTCCCGTCCCGGCCACGACGGGTTCGTTACGGCTGGCGACCCGTCCAGAAAGCTGA
- a CDS encoding dTDP-4-dehydrorhamnose 3,5-epimerase family protein: protein MQIRELSVPDSYEVTPKQFGDDRGVFLEWYRFDKLSEVVGHPLDLRQANTSVSSRGVVRGIHFADIPPGQAKYVTATHGAIIDFIVDIRVGSPTFGQWDSVLLDDVDRKAVYLAEGLGHAFVALTDKATVSYLVSSTYSAGAEHGINPLDEQVGLVFPSSAGELLLSPKDTDAPSLAEAAASGLLPTWDAARAYYDSLNERN, encoded by the coding sequence GTGCAGATTCGCGAACTCTCCGTCCCCGATTCCTACGAGGTGACCCCGAAGCAGTTCGGGGACGACCGGGGGGTCTTCCTCGAGTGGTACCGCTTCGACAAGCTCTCCGAGGTGGTCGGGCACCCGCTGGACCTGCGCCAGGCGAACACGAGCGTGTCCAGCCGCGGTGTGGTGCGCGGCATCCACTTCGCCGACATCCCGCCGGGGCAGGCGAAGTACGTCACCGCCACGCACGGTGCGATCATCGACTTCATCGTCGACATCCGGGTGGGCTCGCCCACCTTCGGCCAGTGGGACTCGGTGCTGCTGGACGACGTGGACCGCAAGGCCGTGTACCTCGCCGAGGGCCTCGGCCACGCGTTCGTCGCGCTGACCGACAAGGCCACCGTGAGCTACCTGGTCTCCTCGACCTACAGCGCCGGCGCCGAACACGGCATCAACCCGCTCGACGAGCAGGTCGGCCTGGTCTTCCCCTCGTCGGCCGGTGAGCTGCTGCTCTCGCCCAAGGACACCGACGCCCCGAGCCTCGCCGAGGCCGCCGCGAGCGGACTGCTTCCCACCTGGGACGCCGCCCGCGCCTACTACGACTCGCTGAACGAACGGAACTAG
- the rfbD gene encoding dTDP-4-dehydrorhamnose reductase → MTRYLIAGAAGMLGRDLQTALAGRDVTAVDRTELDITDLAAVREAVTGFDVIINAAAYTAVDAAEEHEADAYLVNAIGPRNLAIGSNAVGAKLVQISTDYVFDGTGTSPYPEDTAIDPINAYGRTKAAGEQFVLTENPAASYIVRTAWLYGAHGPNFGRTMLTLAAGRDTVSVVADQFGQPTWTVDLAAQIVALLDADAPAGIYHGTNAGQTSWFGFAQAVFESAGLDSERVLPTDSTTFVRPAARPSYSVLGHDAWAAAGLTPMRDWTEALTEAAGRGAFDPS, encoded by the coding sequence ATGACCCGCTATCTGATCGCCGGGGCGGCCGGGATGCTCGGCCGCGATCTGCAGACGGCCCTCGCCGGACGCGACGTGACGGCCGTTGACCGCACCGAACTCGACATCACCGACCTCGCGGCAGTCCGCGAGGCGGTGACCGGGTTCGACGTGATCATCAACGCCGCCGCGTACACCGCGGTCGACGCGGCCGAGGAGCACGAGGCCGACGCCTACCTGGTGAACGCCATCGGCCCGCGCAACCTGGCGATCGGCTCGAACGCTGTCGGCGCCAAGCTCGTACAGATCTCCACCGACTACGTCTTCGACGGCACCGGCACAAGCCCGTACCCCGAGGACACCGCGATCGACCCGATCAACGCGTACGGTCGCACCAAGGCCGCGGGCGAGCAGTTCGTGCTCACCGAGAACCCGGCGGCCAGCTACATCGTGCGCACGGCCTGGCTCTATGGCGCCCACGGGCCCAACTTCGGCCGCACCATGCTCACCCTCGCTGCGGGCCGCGACACCGTCTCGGTGGTCGCCGACCAGTTCGGCCAGCCCACCTGGACCGTCGACCTGGCCGCGCAGATCGTGGCCCTGCTCGACGCGGATGCCCCCGCCGGGATCTACCACGGCACCAACGCCGGGCAGACCTCCTGGTTCGGCTTCGCCCAGGCTGTGTTCGAGAGCGCCGGCCTGGACTCCGAGCGAGTACTGCCCACGGACAGCACCACGTTCGTGCGCCCCGCCGCCCGGCCGTCCTACTCGGTGCTCGGGCACGACGCCTGGGCCGCAGCCGGCCTGACCCCGATGCGCGACTGGACCGAAGCGCTCACCGAGGCCGCCGGCCGCGGCGCCTTCGACCCGTCATGA
- a CDS encoding LCP family protein: protein MSQASSPIRYPNTGSSQVMTRRAWWLVVLNIVIPGSVQVLAGSRKLGRFGLRATLTLLVVAVVAAIVYAVNPEILLTIATNSIALWVLAIALVFYAVVWMILTFDTMRLIRLIKARPKVRPFIAGLATVAMVAVAGSAGYGAYFATTTSGFLSSVFAAGPSEPPVDGRYNILLLGGDAGADRLGMRPDSTSVVSIDAETGKADIIGLPRDLENVPFPEDSPLYASYPDGYGYNDTCDVDVCQLNSIYTEVELKSPDMYPDAVAEGSEPGIEAMRDAASGVTGLTIQYYVLIDMQGFAQLIDALGGVDINVAERLPIGGQEDDLSDVEGWVEAGQQHMDGFTALWYGRARHGSSDYDRMSRQRVLQEAILKQFNPANVLTKFQGVAQAGEEVVKTDVPQGMLGYFTTLAAKTKELPVGAVELVPDNGVDPTDPDYGYIAGLIDAALNPVVETPAP from the coding sequence ATGAGTCAGGCCAGCAGCCCGATCCGGTACCCGAACACCGGCTCCAGCCAGGTCATGACCCGCCGGGCCTGGTGGCTCGTGGTGCTCAACATCGTCATCCCGGGGTCCGTGCAGGTGCTCGCCGGCAGCCGGAAGCTCGGCCGGTTCGGCCTGCGCGCCACCCTGACCCTGCTGGTCGTGGCCGTGGTCGCCGCGATCGTCTACGCCGTGAATCCTGAGATTCTGCTCACGATCGCCACCAACTCCATCGCCCTCTGGGTGCTGGCCATCGCGCTGGTGTTCTACGCCGTGGTGTGGATGATCCTGACCTTCGACACCATGCGCCTGATCCGGCTCATCAAGGCGCGGCCCAAGGTGCGGCCGTTCATCGCCGGCCTGGCCACCGTGGCCATGGTCGCGGTCGCCGGCAGTGCCGGGTACGGCGCCTACTTCGCCACCACGACGAGCGGATTCCTCTCCTCCGTCTTCGCCGCCGGCCCCTCCGAACCTCCCGTCGACGGCCGTTACAACATTCTGCTGCTCGGCGGCGACGCCGGCGCGGACCGTCTGGGCATGCGCCCCGACAGCACCTCCGTGGTGAGCATCGACGCCGAGACCGGCAAGGCCGACATCATCGGGTTGCCCCGCGACCTCGAGAACGTGCCGTTCCCGGAGGACTCCCCGCTCTACGCGTCCTACCCGGACGGCTACGGCTACAACGACACCTGCGACGTGGACGTCTGCCAGCTCAACTCGATCTACACCGAGGTCGAGCTCAAGAGCCCGGACATGTACCCCGACGCGGTCGCGGAGGGCAGCGAACCGGGCATCGAGGCCATGCGTGACGCCGCCAGCGGCGTCACCGGCCTGACGATCCAGTACTACGTCCTGATCGACATGCAGGGCTTCGCCCAGCTCATCGACGCCCTCGGCGGCGTCGACATCAACGTGGCGGAACGACTGCCCATCGGCGGCCAGGAAGACGACCTCAGCGACGTCGAGGGCTGGGTGGAAGCCGGACAGCAGCACATGGACGGTTTCACCGCCCTCTGGTACGGCCGCGCCCGGCACGGCTCGAGCGACTACGACCGGATGTCCCGCCAGCGGGTCCTGCAGGAAGCCATCCTCAAGCAGTTCAACCCGGCGAACGTGCTCACCAAGTTCCAGGGTGTGGCGCAGGCCGGCGAAGAGGTAGTCAAGACCGATGTGCCCCAGGGCATGCTCGGCTACTTCACCACCCTCGCGGCCAAGACCAAGGAACTGCCGGTGGGCGCCGTCGAACTGGTGCCGGACAACGGCGTCGATCCCACCGACCCCGACTACGGCTACATCGCCGGACTCATCGATGCGGCGCTCAACCCGGTCGTGGAGACGCCCGCACCCTGA
- a CDS encoding 5-(carboxyamino)imidazole ribonucleotide synthase: MNARTEIGEQMSTIVGVIGGGQLARMMIPAAVNLGLDLRVLAEADGMSAALAAVSVGDYRDLDTVLAFADTVDVITFDHEHVPQAVLRELVARGVSVHPGPDALLYAQDKLLMRERLTELGLPVPDWARVQDADELAAFLADHGGRAVVKTARGGYDGKGVRVVQHAHEADDWFLALAEDGNAGALLVEELVDFRRELAQVVARRPSGEIAIWPVVETVQLDGVCAEVIAPAPKSAGRLSDVAADIAERVAEGIGVTGVLAVELFETTDGRLLVNELAMRPHNSGHWSIDGAVTSQFEQHLRAVLDLPLGGTGLREPWSVMVNVLGGPAEGSMADRYPAAFAEQPLVKVHNYGKDPRPGRKIGHVTASGADLDSVTYQARATAAFFQD, encoded by the coding sequence ATGAACGCTCGCACAGAAATTGGTGAACAGATGAGCACGATCGTTGGTGTGATCGGCGGAGGCCAGCTGGCCCGCATGATGATCCCCGCCGCGGTGAACCTGGGCCTGGACCTGCGGGTGCTCGCCGAGGCGGATGGGATGTCCGCCGCGCTCGCCGCGGTGTCGGTGGGGGACTACCGCGACCTGGACACCGTGCTGGCCTTCGCCGACACCGTCGACGTCATCACCTTCGACCACGAACATGTTCCGCAGGCTGTGCTGCGTGAGCTCGTCGCGCGCGGGGTGAGCGTGCACCCGGGTCCGGATGCGCTCCTCTACGCCCAGGACAAGCTCCTCATGCGCGAACGGCTCACCGAACTCGGGCTTCCCGTTCCCGACTGGGCGCGTGTGCAGGACGCCGACGAACTCGCCGCCTTCCTGGCCGACCACGGCGGCCGTGCGGTCGTCAAAACGGCCCGCGGCGGCTACGACGGCAAGGGCGTCCGGGTCGTGCAGCACGCCCACGAGGCCGACGACTGGTTCCTCGCGCTCGCCGAAGACGGCAATGCCGGCGCCCTCCTGGTGGAGGAGCTCGTCGACTTCCGCCGGGAACTCGCCCAGGTCGTGGCCCGGCGCCCGTCCGGGGAGATCGCGATCTGGCCCGTGGTGGAGACCGTGCAGTTGGACGGCGTCTGCGCCGAGGTCATCGCCCCCGCACCGAAGTCAGCGGGCCGGCTGAGCGACGTGGCCGCCGACATCGCCGAACGGGTCGCAGAAGGCATCGGCGTCACCGGCGTGCTCGCCGTCGAACTCTTCGAGACCACGGACGGCCGCCTGCTCGTCAACGAGCTCGCCATGCGCCCGCACAACAGCGGCCACTGGTCGATCGACGGGGCCGTCACCAGCCAGTTCGAGCAGCACCTGCGTGCCGTGCTCGACCTGCCGCTGGGCGGAACGGGCCTGCGCGAACCGTGGTCCGTGATGGTGAACGTCCTCGGCGGCCCAGCCGAGGGCAGCATGGCCGACCGGTACCCGGCCGCGTTCGCCGAGCAGCCGCTGGTGAAGGTGCACAACTACGGCAAGGACCCTCGTCCGGGGCGCAAAATCGGGCACGTCACGGCATCCGGCGCGGATTTGGACTCGGTCACCTACCAGGCGCGTGCCACTGCGGCGTTTTTCCAGGACTGA
- the purE gene encoding 5-(carboxyamino)imidazole ribonucleotide mutase, whose protein sequence is MGSDSDWNVMSDAAALLTDFGVAHEVQVVSAHRTPEKMIRYGQEAHARGLKVIIAGAGGAAHLPGMLAAVTTLPVVGVPVPLGRLDGLDSLLSIVQMPAGVPVATVSIGGARNAALIAVKILATADDSLRLKLEGYAADLAEQVEQKNTALQAKL, encoded by the coding sequence ATGGGATCCGACTCCGACTGGAACGTCATGAGCGACGCCGCGGCACTGCTGACCGACTTCGGCGTGGCCCACGAGGTGCAGGTCGTCTCGGCGCACCGCACCCCGGAGAAGATGATCCGGTACGGCCAGGAGGCGCACGCCCGCGGCCTCAAGGTGATCATCGCCGGCGCCGGCGGCGCGGCCCACCTGCCGGGCATGCTCGCCGCGGTGACCACCCTGCCCGTCGTGGGCGTTCCCGTTCCGCTGGGCCGCCTGGACGGCCTCGACTCCCTGTTGTCGATCGTGCAGATGCCCGCGGGCGTTCCGGTGGCGACGGTGTCGATCGGCGGCGCCCGCAACGCGGCGCTGATCGCCGTGAAGATCCTGGCCACGGCCGATGACTCCCTGCGTCTCAAGCTGGAAGGCTACGCCGCAGACCTGGCCGAGCAGGTGGAGCAGAAGAACACGGCCCTGCAAGCGAAACTATGA
- a CDS encoding glycosyltransferase: MTLPSAEPDVADHSISIVIPVYQGERTLAAVLGEIEPLTRLSITPDGYTFQVEEVLLVFDHGPDNSASIIRDITERYPFARGIWLSKNFGQHAATLAGMASSGGDWIVTLDEDGQHDPRAIGGMLDTAMREQASVVYAKPTNPAPHGALRNGASKAAKYLLTKLSGSGAAADYQSYRLMLGNIGRSVAAYAGSGVYLDVAIGWVAARVTTSPVELREEGERSSGYSARRLFSHFWRMILTTGTRGLRLVSGLGVIFALVGVVFAVVIFIQRLAGDIAIQGWASLSVLVLLSAGFILFSLGIIAEYIGINVNMAMGKPPYLITTDPADGPLGRTHKAAK, encoded by the coding sequence GTGACACTCCCCTCTGCAGAACCCGACGTCGCCGACCACAGCATCTCGATCGTGATCCCCGTCTACCAGGGCGAACGCACCCTGGCCGCCGTGCTCGGCGAGATCGAACCGCTGACCCGGCTCAGCATCACCCCGGACGGTTACACCTTCCAGGTGGAAGAGGTTCTGCTGGTCTTCGACCACGGACCGGACAACTCCGCCTCGATCATCCGCGACATCACCGAACGCTACCCGTTCGCCCGCGGCATCTGGCTGAGCAAGAACTTCGGCCAGCACGCCGCCACCCTGGCCGGCATGGCCTCCTCCGGCGGAGACTGGATCGTCACCCTCGACGAGGACGGCCAGCACGACCCGCGCGCCATCGGCGGGATGCTGGACACCGCCATGCGGGAACAGGCCTCCGTCGTCTACGCCAAGCCCACCAATCCTGCCCCGCACGGCGCTCTCCGCAACGGTGCGTCCAAGGCCGCCAAGTACCTGCTCACCAAGCTCTCCGGCTCGGGTGCCGCCGCCGACTACCAGAGCTACCGGCTCATGCTCGGCAACATCGGCCGCAGCGTCGCCGCGTATGCCGGCAGTGGCGTGTACCTCGACGTCGCCATCGGCTGGGTCGCGGCCCGAGTCACGACGTCCCCGGTGGAACTGCGCGAGGAGGGCGAACGCAGCTCCGGCTACTCCGCCCGCCGGCTGTTCTCGCACTTCTGGCGCATGATCCTCACCACCGGCACCAGGGGGCTGCGGCTCGTCAGCGGCCTGGGCGTGATCTTCGCCCTCGTCGGTGTGGTCTTCGCCGTGGTCATCTTCATCCAGCGGCTCGCCGGCGACATCGCCATCCAGGGCTGGGCGTCGTTGAGCGTTCTCGTGCTGCTGAGCGCCGGGTTCATCCTGTTCTCGTTGGGCATCATCGCCGAGTACATCGGCATCAACGTGAACATGGCCATGGGCAAGCCGCCGTACCTGATCACGACCGACCCGGCGGATGGGCCTCTCGGGCGGACGCACAAAGCCGCGAAGTGA
- the rfbA gene encoding glucose-1-phosphate thymidylyltransferase RfbA has product MRGIILAGGSGTRLWPITKGISKQLMPIYDKPMIFYPLSTLMMADIKDILIITTPEYNDQFKALLGDGSDLGINIEYAVQPSPDGLAQAFIIGEDFIGDDSVALVLGDNIFHGAGLGTALRNNAAIDGALIFAYHVSDPTAYGVVEFDDAFTAVSIEEKPAKPKSNYAVPGLYFYDNSVVEIAKSIEPSARGELEISTVNERYLNQGNLHVQVLDRGTAWLDTGTFESMMQASEYVRVIEDRQGHKIGCIEEIAWRAGWIDDAQLARLAAPLAKSGYGVYLKGLLSTD; this is encoded by the coding sequence ATGCGCGGAATCATTCTCGCCGGCGGATCGGGCACCCGCCTGTGGCCGATCACCAAGGGCATCTCCAAGCAGCTGATGCCGATCTACGACAAGCCGATGATCTTCTACCCGCTGTCGACGTTGATGATGGCCGACATCAAGGACATCCTCATCATCACCACCCCGGAGTACAACGACCAGTTCAAGGCGCTGCTGGGCGACGGGTCAGACCTGGGCATCAACATCGAGTACGCCGTGCAGCCGTCCCCGGACGGCCTCGCGCAGGCGTTCATCATCGGTGAGGACTTCATCGGCGACGACAGCGTCGCCCTCGTCCTCGGCGACAACATCTTCCACGGCGCTGGGCTCGGAACGGCCCTCCGCAACAACGCGGCCATCGACGGCGCCCTGATCTTCGCGTACCACGTCTCCGACCCCACCGCCTACGGTGTGGTCGAGTTCGACGACGCGTTCACCGCGGTGTCGATCGAGGAGAAGCCGGCCAAGCCCAAGAGCAACTACGCCGTGCCCGGACTGTACTTCTACGACAACTCCGTCGTCGAGATCGCCAAGTCCATCGAACCCTCCGCCCGCGGCGAGCTGGAGATCTCGACCGTCAACGAGCGCTACCTCAACCAGGGCAACCTGCACGTGCAGGTCCTGGACCGCGGCACCGCCTGGTTGGACACCGGCACCTTCGAATCCATGATGCAGGCCAGCGAATACGTGCGCGTCATCGAAGACCGCCAGGGCCACAAGATCGGCTGCATCGAAGAGATCGCCTGGCGCGCCGGCTGGATCGACGACGCCCAGCTCGCCCGCCTCGCCGCCCCGCTCGCCAAGAGCGGCTACGGCGTGTACCTCAAGGGCCTGCTCAGCACCGACTAG
- a CDS encoding NAD-dependent epimerase/dehydratase family protein, with protein MTTYAWVIGARGLLGSATAAAIERRNGWVLLPADPLPWADDAAMADAAAATAERLLRTAATESADWAVLWLAGNAVTSTPPAAIAAELAQLRLVLDAVALAAGAHGTAARGALFYASSAGGVYGGSAHPPFDETSLPVPISGYGRFKLDAEASLFAFSRASGVSVLAGRIANLYGPGQKLGKMQGLISHLAKAQFSPKPASIFVPLETMRDYIYVRDCAELVVDCVTRLQSVTASGGRTEAIKNLASGQAVTISNLLGHIRTLAKSKPNVMLGYSAEASMQGLDLRITSTVWPDLDKRQLTSLPAGIKATMDDVLAHIQSGG; from the coding sequence GTGACCACATACGCCTGGGTGATCGGGGCCCGCGGCCTGCTGGGCAGCGCCACCGCCGCCGCCATCGAGCGGCGCAACGGCTGGGTGCTGCTGCCCGCTGACCCCCTGCCCTGGGCCGACGATGCGGCGATGGCCGATGCAGCCGCGGCCACCGCCGAGCGGCTGCTGCGCACCGCCGCCACGGAGTCCGCCGACTGGGCCGTGCTCTGGCTGGCCGGAAACGCCGTCACCTCCACGCCCCCGGCCGCCATCGCGGCGGAGCTCGCCCAGCTCAGGCTGGTGCTTGACGCCGTGGCCCTGGCCGCCGGCGCGCACGGCACCGCCGCGCGCGGCGCGCTCTTCTATGCTTCCTCGGCCGGCGGCGTCTACGGCGGGTCGGCGCATCCGCCGTTCGACGAGACCAGCCTTCCGGTGCCGATCTCCGGTTACGGCCGGTTCAAGCTCGACGCCGAGGCGAGCCTGTTCGCCTTCTCCCGCGCATCGGGCGTCTCGGTCCTGGCCGGCCGGATCGCCAACCTCTACGGCCCCGGCCAGAAGCTCGGCAAGATGCAGGGGCTCATCTCGCATCTCGCGAAGGCGCAGTTCTCCCCCAAGCCGGCGTCGATCTTCGTTCCGTTGGAAACCATGCGCGACTACATCTACGTGCGCGACTGCGCCGAGCTTGTCGTGGACTGCGTCACCAGACTCCAGTCGGTGACCGCTTCCGGTGGCCGCACCGAGGCGATCAAGAACCTCGCCTCCGGCCAAGCCGTGACGATCAGCAACCTGCTCGGGCACATCCGCACCCTGGCCAAGAGCAAGCCCAACGTCATGCTCGGCTACTCCGCCGAGGCCTCCATGCAGGGCCTGGACCTGCGGATCACGTCGACAGTGTGGCCCGACCTGGACAAGCGCCAGCTCACCAGCCTGCCCGCCGGAATCAAGGCCACCATGGACGACGTGCTCGCGCACATCCAGTCCGGCGGCTGA
- a CDS encoding glycosyltransferase family 4 protein gives MITLRVVVDQLISPVPGGLGRYTEELTRSLISTAPTDCAVEGIVSASSAENYAQIEAALPGLAGLHKMALARRELSAAWQLGVATSAGHGLVHAPGLFAPLRRHDRARDETQVAVTVHDVLAWTHPESLTPTTVAWTKVMLKRARKHADAIVVPSHALADQLREVMDFGDRVRVIGGAVSSGLTLPTNSAAAEALAVSLKLPDQYILTAGTLEPRRAVTALITALGLPGAADLPLIVLGPDSWGDLTLASVADEAGLAPDRVRAMHGLTDQELALVMSRASVFVYPSLEEGFGLPIIQAFQFGTPVIHSDAPALVEAAGDAGFAVERGDAAGYPERLSAALERVLGDTELATRLRIFGSDRAKAFTWRDTAERVWQLHADL, from the coding sequence ATGATCACCCTCCGGGTCGTCGTGGACCAGCTGATCTCGCCCGTTCCGGGCGGGCTCGGCCGGTACACCGAGGAACTCACCCGGTCGCTGATCAGCACGGCACCGACGGACTGCGCGGTCGAAGGCATCGTCTCGGCCAGCAGCGCCGAGAACTACGCCCAGATCGAAGCCGCCCTGCCCGGGCTGGCCGGCCTGCACAAGATGGCGCTGGCCCGCCGCGAGCTGTCCGCCGCCTGGCAACTGGGCGTAGCCACCTCGGCGGGCCACGGCCTCGTGCACGCCCCCGGACTGTTCGCACCGCTCCGCCGCCACGACCGGGCCAGGGACGAGACGCAGGTGGCCGTAACGGTGCACGACGTGCTCGCCTGGACGCATCCGGAGTCGCTCACCCCCACCACCGTGGCCTGGACCAAGGTGATGCTCAAGCGCGCCCGCAAGCACGCCGATGCCATCGTGGTGCCCAGCCACGCCCTCGCCGATCAGCTTCGGGAGGTCATGGACTTCGGTGACCGGGTGCGCGTCATCGGTGGCGCCGTCAGCAGCGGACTGACCCTCCCCACCAATTCGGCCGCGGCAGAGGCCCTGGCGGTGTCCCTGAAGCTCCCCGACCAGTACATCCTCACCGCGGGTACCCTCGAGCCGCGCCGTGCCGTCACGGCCCTCATCACGGCCCTGGGCCTTCCGGGCGCCGCCGACCTGCCGCTGATCGTCCTCGGCCCCGATTCCTGGGGCGATCTCACGCTGGCGTCGGTCGCCGACGAGGCGGGCCTTGCGCCCGACCGGGTGCGGGCGATGCACGGGCTGACCGACCAGGAACTCGCGCTCGTCATGAGCCGAGCGTCGGTGTTCGTCTACCCGAGCTTGGAGGAGGGCTTCGGTCTGCCCATCATCCAGGCGTTCCAGTTCGGCACCCCGGTCATCCACTCCGACGCCCCCGCCCTGGTCGAGGCCGCCGGCGACGCGGGTTTCGCCGTGGAGCGCGGCGACGCGGCCGGCTACCCCGAGCGGCTGAGCGCGGCACTGGAGCGTGTGCTCGGCGACACCGAGCTCGCCACCCGTCTGCGCATCTTCGGCAGCGACCGGGCCAAGGCCTTCACCTGGCGCGACACCGCCGAGCGGGTCTGGCAGCTGCACGCCGACCTCTGA